The Penaeus monodon isolate SGIC_2016 unplaced genomic scaffold, NSTDA_Pmon_1 PmonScaffold_851, whole genome shotgun sequence genome contains a region encoding:
- the LOC119571888 gene encoding ADP-ribosylation factor-like protein 3 (The sequence of the model RefSeq protein was modified relative to this genomic sequence to represent the inferred CDS: added 42 bases not found in genome assembly), with protein MGLLSLLRKLKSAPDQEIRILLLGLDNAGKTTLLKKMASEEISQTTPTQGFNIKSVQSDGFKLNVWDIGGQRKIRPYWRNYFENTDVLIYVIDSGDRKRFEETGQELGEILGEEKLAGVPVLVLANKQDLFNAAPASEIAEGLQLHTIRDRTWQIQACSATSGEGVKDGLDWVCKNLKKN; from the exons ATG ggcctcctctccctcctgcgcAAGCTCAAATCGGCCCCAGACCAGGAAATCCGCATCCTGCTCTTGGGCCTCGACAACGCGGGCAAGACGACCCTCCTGAAGAAAATGGCCTCGGAGGAGATCAGCCAGACGACCCCAACGCAGGGATTCAACATCAAGTCGGTGCAGTCGGACGGATTCAAGCTCAACGTGTGGGACATCGGGGGCCAGCGGAAAATCCGGCCATACTGGAGGAACTATTTCGAGAATACGGACGTGCTG ATCTACGTGATCGACAGTGGCGACCGCAAGCGCTTTGAGGAGACGGGCCAGGAGCTTGGCGAGATTCTTGGCGAGGAGAAGTTGGCAG GAGTCCCAGTGCTGGTGCTGGCCAACAAGCAGGACCTCTTCAACGCGGCTCCGGCCTCGGAGATCGCTGAGGGGCTTCAGCTGCACACCATCCGCGACCGGACCTGGCAGATACAGGCTTGCTCAGCCACGTCGGGCGAGGGTGTCAAG